The sequence AATAAAAATGCATATCACACTTGATATACGAACCAACACGTTGGAAGGATGACCATGTGTATTTAAAAATATACCATGAAggtggaagagtggttttgaaaGCTACATGATTTGAAAAACTATCATGACTGATTACATAATTTGCAACATAACAAGTACAATAAGAGGGTATAAGCTAGCTAAATACTGAGGTGAAGGAGAGAGAAGGAAGGACAGAGAAGAAAGCGAGCTATAAACTTACATTCGATTTCGACACAAGAACCAAGATGTTCTGTGAGAGAGACAAGTGGAGTCGTGCATTAACTAACCACCATACATGTGGACTAAATGGTAGGCTACAAGGATCCTTAGAATGTCTCTAGTAGAGTGTGAAAAAAATAGAAAACCAGAACCGTAGATAACACTGTTTGCAGGAAGAAGTTTGAAATATGGGATAAAATAGAAGATATGTAGTAGATAGCCTTACATTGAACGGTTGACTCtattattaaacttgctctaATACGTTCTCATCTAATCATGCTAACTATTATGTTAAAAATGTTAATGTTTTTATATATTCTTAGTTAAAATTGAATACGTTTGAATTTTGGAGAAACGCGAACAACAGTTAGTTAAGAACAGATGGAGCAGTGAAAACCGTTTTTTTTTCCTCCCATTAAAACACCTGATGTTTCCTGTACATGCAAACATCGCACACATGTGAGGCAAGTGATTTTTGGGGTATCGTTTGTTTTTGGTGCTGAACTGACATATGATTTTGTTCTCTTCTTGAATCACGAGCTTTCTCTAGGGCATTTCGTGCGTGCGTGACGTTTGTAGCAGCTAAAAGCGAGTGCTAGAGCTCGTCCTACTCCTACGTGATTGCGACTACGCGCTCCGGTCAGGATGGGGCCAATTCGTAGGCCAAGTCAGAAACCATCTGACGGCCTGGGTCCAGTCGAACGTGACAAGATTGGACGCCGGTTTTTCAGACAGGCTGTACTAGTGCGCAAGTGCCGCTGTAAAAACAATGGAGGACAGGGACAAGAAAGAAGGGAACCGTGCTGCTGGGTTTGCTTTCTCCGTTACCGAGGTCATAGGATATAGCAGTAGTACCAACATGCCCTACTCTATGCTGCTAGCGCCCCGAAACGCTATAGTACTACCGGCACCGGCAAAAATTCCACCCAGAACCCCGAATCACATGGCCTCATCAGCGTAGCTTTACCATCTCCATCTCTGCTACGACGAAGCCATTCTATTTCTCAGTAGTGCTTTATCTATTCTATTTATCTGTTTGCATTTCTAATTGAAGGCTGGCTAGCCATGGCCGTTACTATTGCTAGCAACAGCAATAATCACAGGGGATTCATTTGCCTAATCAGAGCGGCCGTCCACGTCCCCTTCAACTACAGATGAGATTCGTTTGCAATAATCACAGGGCGACTCAATCGATTTTTTTTTTCATTCAAGAGAGAGCGCAAGACTGCAGGTATGGTACTTGGTACGTACCTCTCCGGTGGCGACGGTGAGGTCGCCGTAGAAGAGGAGGAACGGCGTGGCCGTGACGTGCAGGCTGAAGAAGGTGCCGCGGTTGCGGAAGCGCAGCCGCACCGTCGCGTTGACCGACATCATCTTCGTAGGGACGCCCGTCCGGTCCGTGCCGCCCTGGATGTGGTACGACTCGAACACCACGCTCTGCAGTGGCAGCGAGTGGAGCCATCGTCATCAGCAGTGCAGCAAAACAAAAACACACAGAAACGGACGTGGTGAGCAAGCACATCGGCCGCGCTCTGTGCGCGCCGCCGCCCATAAATTGCAACAAATAATGTGTGCGGGTTTCGCGGCGGCCATCTGTTTTCTTGGCCGGACGCGCTTCCCAAGTTCCAAAACGTTTCGGTAGCCCAAATGCGTTCTTGGAAATCTGAAAAGCTATACATATTTCCCCTTTCTTGAATGGAATCGACTAAATGGAAGTACAGATTTCTCATGTGTAAAAAGGTATATTGCAGATTACACTGCAACCCTGGATTGAAGAACTGAACAGTACCGCTGCTGCTATACAGCCATAGGAAAAAAAGGATCAGTCTAAATTTGGAGCTCGTTTCGAAAATGAAGCCAAACCCGAGAACTTGAAGACGATGCGTTGTGCTTGTACCTACCCGCCAGACAGTTTTATGGTTTTCCCAGTGAACACAGAACAAACGAGGCAACATGGGCTGGCTACAGGAGACTAGGCTCAAGTGCCATAAGATCGAGGGGGGGTGACGAGGGGCGGACCTTGACGACGACGTGGGGCTTGTACGACCTGCTGGCGCCCCACAGCACGATCAGGAAGAAGGCGAACACGGCGACGAACGCGACCGCGCCGAGCGCGTAGCACCGCCACGGCGACTCCGCGAACGACCCGCCGCGCAGGGACGcgccgtcgtcgtcctcgtccccgaCGCTGCCCGCGCCGCTGCCGTTCCCGAGCCGGCGCCAGGGGACGCTCACCACCGCGGCGACGTCGCCGCCGGAGCGGAGCTGGTCGGAGAAGAGGAGCCGCCCCGTCGAGGACTCCCGGGAGTGGTGCATGCCGCCCACGCCGACACCGGCGCCGCCGCTCgagtggtggcggtggtggtggaAGTGGTAGTGGAGCGGCGACTCCGCCGGGGTGGTCCCCGCCACGCCGCCGGAGGCGCCCAGGTGGACGTCCGGGTGGGAGGCGGCGGGGCTGAGCACGTAGTAGGCCGGGCGGCCGCGCGGGGACCGCGGCGGCGTGGACGCCGCCAGGCTCGTCACGTCGGAGTCCGTCTTGGCGTGCCTGGCCATCTCTCTCTCTCGGGAGCCGCGGGGCGGAATGCGCGTGGGACTGGGACTGCGGCTGCGGGAGAGGGGCTGCCCGCTGGCGCAAGCGCAACGGGTGTTTGATGAAGGTTTGAAGGGAGTGGGCACGCGacgggtgtgtgtgtgtgtgtttttttttTTGAGACGGTAGCGCGCGCGAGGTTTGCACCTGTGACTCTGAGATGTGAGCCTGTCAATGGCTCAATGCAGCTGCAGGACGGCCTGGGATGTTGATCACCGCCGCGCCACTCCGCCAGGTAGTGGTCGACCAAGCAGCGGTCATGCCCTGCCCAATTTGAGATTTGGAAATGCTCGTGTTACCAAAGCCAGCTGGGTTAATTACCATTCAAATTGATCTTGCGTGTTGAAAACCGATGTGCCATATTTTTCATTTTTTACTCCACATTTTCATCTTTGTTCAATTTGGCTCCCGATGTTGTGGTGGCCATCTTCGGCGATACAAAATAAAATTTGAAATAGGAAGTGAGATAAGTATTAGAATATGCGGGCTGTTGGAGATCGTAAGTGGTTTGGCTATAGATTCTTCTATGTATGGCCAGAATAAGCAACAGAGTGAGAGGTGGAAGTGAAAATGGCGGTGCCATAAGACGGGTTGCGTCACTGATACCATAGGTTACCAACAGATAATGTTGGTGGTATTAGCATTCATGAGAGTAACACCAGAGTTTGATCCAATACATCATATATACATAGATATATGAGTAGAGATAATGTATGGGCGAACGGTTAGTCTATCCTCAACTATCCTAGGCGAATGCTGACTCTATGCCTGCAAGTGATTGCGCAAAAGTTTAAAGCTTCCAGCAATATGTGCATTCAAATACGTATCATGACTGTGGAGGAGAGATACACTCGTAGATTTGTGTTTGGTCACGTCCGACCACTCATTTTGCGCAACTGGATCCATGATCCGCTGGAAGTGTGAACAGTACGAAACAATCATGTAAAATGCGCATCTATGGGCGTTGTCCGAGTTGTTGGGGTAGCCTTAGAGAGTCCTTATATCCCTTTTTTCTATTTGTATTTTACGGATATCTTAATTCTCCTTGATAATAATATCTATTAGAGACATATTTTAGTCTAGAGTTTTGTATGTATGTATTTGTCAAGCCTTCAAATATCTAATACACGTTTTAGTTTTTACTTAATTCGTCGTCTAGAGAATAAAAATGGATAAAGAAGAGTAAAGAGTCTCTATACGAAGAGGGTGAAAGAGTGTCATCTATACTTAGACGAGGCTTTATAGGACTGTTGGGGGTCTTTTTCGTCGAAGGTCCTTAAgtaaaaaacaccttcggcaagacaaTACAAAGGCAGGCGCGACatgaagatacaacccgaagATAGCACGGATAGAAGCCGAAACTATTActaaaggagcttcggctcagcattATGGTGAAGACGAAGGACGATACCCACCCAAGGAGGAAAAGTCTATCTAGTCCTTAACaatttgtattatgattataattgtgcgacaaggacataaatgtaattttgatcgggctgcgtcccgttcctataaataggtgaacagtaaccccaTATTGTTCACGCTGTCTTGCAATCCCTCGCTCGTCATTTTcagattcttaccttctgtcaaaccgaagTATTAATGTAActcaatatcattaatgtttaTTCAGGATCACATAATGAGGATATTGATAATATAATGGTTTAATACAACTATTCATGTTTTTTATGTCTTATATGTTCTTGTTTTTATTCttacatactgagatgatgaaggtatgcccttcataaccttcatctggagaccattatatcctaagggagataatgcttcgaaaaacgaaggtctttaatcattaacatttgtgttgctttgttcttgattcatagcatttgagaacaagtccccaaaattggcgcccacctccggtgaactcacttccactgttgagacgatggcttcgttcaacaaccaagctgtagcaccttcggtcacgaagctggtgctcccaatcacgggcggttcaagttcagagccagccaacaagaagcagaagaaggaagcacaaagaagagtgcagcatgttggggtgcaacgaCCCTTCGTCAgatcaaagtggtcccacatcccaatcaccttctcccaggaggatcttcagctcaaagactatcctcacaacgatgctatggttatatcttgtgtcatcaagggatttctggtccacaatgttctggttgacacaggcagtgcagtggacatcatatttgcaaaagctttcagacagatgcaagaaccagaggacaagattcatgatgctacacaccctctttgtggcttcagagaaagacagattgtggcacttggcaaaatcacaatgtcagttaccttcggttacgTCCAGAACACAAGGTCTGAGCAGGTTatatttgacattgttgacatggattacccatacaatgcaatcattggtcgagggacgcttaatgccttcgaagccatACTTCATCCAGCGTACTTAaagataccttcagaacaagggcccattactatccatggaagtcaagaagctgccagaagagctgaagggagttggacagattcaaaggcgatccataacatagatgaagccgaagcttatcaacaatataagcacaaaagagagaaggctgcttcggcagatcagccgaagcctatgctcctatgtgaagatatagcagatcaaagggtactgttgggatctcagctatctgatgagcaCGAAAAGACTCtactaagatttttgttcaataacaaagatgtcttcacttggacaaccaatgatctttgtggtgtcaacagagatgtcattgaacattcacttaatgtggatccatctttcaggccaaggaagcaaagacttcggaagatgtctgaggataaagctgaaggtgc is a genomic window of Zea mays cultivar B73 chromosome 5, Zm-B73-REFERENCE-NAM-5.0, whole genome shotgun sequence containing:
- the LOC100384786 gene encoding uncharacterized protein LOC100384786, yielding MARHAKTDSDVTSLAASTPPRSPRGRPAYYVLSPAASHPDVHLGASGGVAGTTPAESPLHYHFHHHRHHSSGGAGVGVGGMHHSRESSTGRLLFSDQLRSGGDVAAVVSVPWRRLGNGSGAGSVGDEDDDGASLRGGSFAESPWRCYALGAVAFVAVFAFFLIVLWGASRSYKPHVVVKSVVFESYHIQGGTDRTGVPTKMMSVNATVRLRFRNRGTFFSLHVTATPFLLFYGDLTVATGEMAEFYQPRKSGRTVTVSVVGKQVPLYGAGASLHSKPNNGRLGPAVVPVRLRFVLRARAHILGLLVKSKFYRRVRCGLDIREAHLGRPARGVASGCDYHDGMR